The Chryseolinea soli genome contains a region encoding:
- a CDS encoding helix-turn-helix domain-containing protein: MTDAPLPESDFLIELTAVVEKNIANEQFGVSELADEMNMSRSNLLRKVKKETKLSVSQLINQVRLKRAMELLRKTSLNVSEVSHQVGFNSTSYFIKCFREYYGYPPGEVGKRDSTAPAETAILPESNREGPAPRQQKSRFVLIAGVVGILAIAVAGYFFWSGTKQPGKAEEKSIAVLPFKNDSNDSSNVYLVNGLMEATLNNLQKIEDLRVVSRTSVEKYRNASRSIPEMAKELNVKYFVEGSGQKIGDRIVLNIQLIDGETDKHLWSKQYRREAKDIFELQQEVAKNITQEIEVIITPEEASRIEKKPTDDPVAYDYFLKGRELFYRSGPKDLEESIPWFKKAIEKDPKFSLAYATATMVYYYLDIFNIQKHYTAEVDDFAEKAILYDARSAESMIAKALSFAQKHQYELSVPYLEKALEYDPHSGLVLHFLTEFYNIHVPHPPKYLEYAIRKVKADKGADSATLSFSYFHLSNALLQNGFLDEALKYNQKSLQLDPKNFFAGYVNDYIHYAQDRDPEKNKERLRKRWRKATTRFDILQEIGKMDFIQRDYAGAASCYDSAMATMRMFGLDIFQHEYLRFGVAYVLAGQKEKGEDYIRRFKDYADHNQTMYKDLHLTMYYSYEGENDKAMELFKRFTKEQDNFLYWLLLIPTDPIADNLKKHPGFEPTMKEIERKYWKKHEEMKEKWEEDFKDL; encoded by the coding sequence ATGACTGATGCTCCCCTCCCAGAAAGTGATTTCCTGATCGAATTGACCGCCGTCGTAGAGAAAAACATCGCGAACGAGCAGTTTGGCGTTTCCGAGCTGGCCGACGAAATGAACATGAGCCGGTCGAACCTCCTTCGGAAAGTAAAAAAGGAGACCAAGCTTTCGGTCAGCCAACTGATCAACCAGGTTCGCCTGAAACGGGCGATGGAATTGCTCCGGAAAACCTCGCTGAATGTCTCGGAGGTTTCTCACCAGGTGGGGTTCAACAGCACATCCTACTTTATTAAGTGCTTCCGCGAATACTATGGCTACCCGCCCGGCGAGGTGGGCAAACGCGATTCCACGGCACCCGCCGAAACGGCCATCCTTCCCGAATCGAACCGTGAGGGCCCCGCGCCACGCCAGCAGAAGTCAAGGTTTGTGCTGATCGCAGGCGTGGTGGGAATTTTGGCGATTGCCGTGGCCGGATACTTTTTCTGGTCGGGAACAAAGCAACCCGGTAAAGCCGAAGAGAAATCCATTGCCGTCCTTCCCTTTAAAAATGACAGCAACGATTCATCAAACGTCTACCTGGTCAACGGTTTGATGGAGGCCACACTGAACAACCTGCAAAAGATCGAAGACCTTCGGGTGGTCAGCCGCACGTCGGTTGAAAAATACAGGAACGCTTCCCGGTCCATCCCCGAGATGGCGAAGGAATTGAATGTGAAATATTTTGTCGAGGGCAGCGGCCAGAAAATCGGCGATCGCATCGTGCTGAACATCCAGTTGATCGACGGCGAAACAGACAAACATTTGTGGAGCAAACAATACCGCCGCGAGGCGAAAGATATTTTTGAGTTGCAACAGGAGGTGGCCAAAAACATCACCCAGGAGATCGAAGTGATCATCACCCCCGAGGAGGCCAGCCGCATCGAAAAGAAACCGACCGACGACCCCGTGGCCTACGACTACTTTCTGAAAGGCAGGGAATTGTTCTATCGCAGCGGACCCAAAGACCTGGAAGAATCCATACCGTGGTTCAAAAAGGCCATCGAAAAAGATCCCAAATTTTCGCTCGCCTATGCCACGGCCACGATGGTTTACTATTACCTCGATATTTTTAACATCCAGAAACACTACACGGCCGAAGTCGACGACTTCGCCGAGAAAGCGATCTTGTATGATGCCCGGTCGGCCGAAAGCATGATCGCCAAAGCACTCTCGTTCGCCCAGAAGCATCAATATGAGCTCTCCGTTCCTTATCTGGAAAAAGCACTGGAATACGATCCGCATTCCGGGCTGGTACTTCACTTCCTGACGGAATTCTATAACATCCACGTGCCCCATCCCCCAAAGTACCTGGAGTATGCGATCCGGAAAGTGAAGGCCGACAAAGGCGCAGACTCCGCGACGCTTAGCTTTTCCTATTTCCATCTCAGCAACGCCCTCCTGCAAAACGGGTTTCTCGACGAGGCATTGAAATACAACCAGAAATCATTGCAGCTGGATCCGAAGAATTTTTTTGCTGGCTATGTAAACGACTATATCCATTATGCCCAGGACCGCGATCCGGAAAAAAACAAGGAACGCCTGCGCAAGCGATGGAGGAAGGCAACGACGCGATTTGATATTTTACAGGAGATTGGTAAAATGGACTTCATACAACGCGACTATGCTGGCGCAGCTTCATGTTACGACAGCGCCATGGCCACCATGAGAATGTTCGGCCTCGATATTTTCCAGCATGAATACCTGAGGTTTGGAGTGGCCTACGTGCTGGCAGGACAAAAAGAAAAGGGTGAAGATTACATCCGCCGGTTCAAAGACTACGCCGACCACAACCAAACCATGTACAAAGACCTTCACCTCACGATGTACTACTCCTACGAAGGCGAGAACGACAAAGCGATGGAACTTTTCAAACGCTTCACCAAAGAACAGGACAACTTCCTCTACTGGCTTCTCCTCATCCCCACCGACCCCATCGCCGACAACCTGAAAAAGCACCCCGGGTTCGAACCCACCATGAAGGAAATCGAACGGAAATACTGGAAGAAGCACGAAGAAATGAAAGAAAAATGGGAAGAAGACTTTAAAGATCTTTAA